The genomic stretch AGACGACGCAGCATGGACAACCTCTTTACGCAATACTGAGCGGCGAGATTAGCAGCTTCGAATTAAGGAAGATTTGCCGGAGATTGTAACGATTGGTAGTCGCTATGCCGGACGATCACATCTCAGTGATCCCGGCGACGTTCACCGAACGTGTAGCCCGTTTCCACGGCGGCCTTTCCGAACTTGTCGCGGAGCCGGTCCATGGCGGCCTCCGCTGCGGCGCGACGGACGGCGTCGCGGTCCACGAGGTCTGGGGGATCCGCCCGTTCTGGATCACAAAGGTCAGTCACGCCGATGCCGATGAGGCGGAACCGCGTGCCGTCGGTTTCGGGTTGCAGCAGTGAGAGACCCGTGCGGAAGATGCGATCGGCGAGCTGTGTGGGGTCCTCGAGCCGCCGATTGCGCGTGCGGCTTTTGAAGTCAGCGGTCTTGAGCTTCAGCACGACGGTCTGGCCGGCGATGGAGCGTTTCTTCAGCCGAGACGAGACCTTCTCTGACAGGCGGCGCAGGATCGGGACGAGGTCTTCCTGGCGGGAGATGTCGTCGAAGAATGTGGTCTCCGCCGAAACGCTCTTGGCCGGATCATTGGGATGGACTGTCCGCTCGTCGATGCCGCGCGCGAGGCGATAGAGGCGCTGTCCCATCGAACCGTAGCGCCGCATGAGATCACCTTCCTCCATTGTCTGCAACTGGCCAATCGTCCGGATGCCGTCGGCTTCGAGGGTGGCATTGAAGGCCTTGCCGACGCCCCAGATCGTCGTCACGGGTCGTGGCGCGAGGAACGCCAATGCCTCCTCCCGCCCAACGACGGAGAAGCCCCGCGGCTTTTGCAGGTCGGATCCAACCTTGGCCAGGAACTTGCAGTAGGAGAGCCCGATCGAGATGCTGATGCCGATCTCTGCGGCGACGCGGTTGGCGAGTTTGGCCAGGATGCGTGCCGGCGGGTCGTGATGCAGCCGCTCCGTGCCGGCGAGGTCGAGAAAGGCTTCGTCGATCGAAAGTGGCTGAACGAGCGGCGTCAACTCCAGCATCATCTGCCGTACCTCGCGGCCGACCCGTGCATACTTTTCCATGTTCGGGCGGATGACGACGGCATCCGGGCACGCCTCCAGTGCTTTGAACATCGGCATTGCCGATCGCACTCCGTTGATGCGCGCAATGTAGCAGGCCGTGGAGACAACGCCGCGCTTTCCACCACCAATGATGACCGGCTTGTCTGCGAGCTCGGGATTGTCGCGTTTCTCGACGGCCGCATAGAAGGCGTCGCAATCGATATGCGCGATCGTCAGGTCGTAAAGTTCAGAGTGGTATAATAGCCTTGGACTTCCGCATTTATTGCAGCGGCGCAATTCTGCCTTCTGCTCGGTGAGGCAGTCGCGACAGAAGCCGGATTTCGTCTCGGGCGAATGCGTCATCGATGGAACAGAAGTTGAACATCCGCAATCTATGCCTGGCCGAATAGAATCTCAACGGCGCTCTTCATCCGTCCACACCGGAACGCGCTTCTTAGTACTGGCCGGAGTCGAGGCCGGGCTTTGAGAAGTGGCGCCAGGCGGCGGCAACCGCCTCCGGCTTCGTGCCGCTTCCTTCGCAAAAGGCAAGGAGCGTGGGCTCATGTGCCATGACGAAATCAAGCATCCCAGCGAGGAAATCGGGATCGTGCACTGCCTGGCGAAGTTGCCCTGCCTCCAGCCCCGACAGGGAAAGGAAGCGCCCCAGCATGTCCGGTTCGGAGGCAAGCCAGCCGAGAATGGCTACGGCCGTCTGCTCCGCGGCGTCCCGCCCGACCGAAACGTTTTTGGGATCGTGTCGCATTGCCCGGAAATGGTTACCTCTTTTTCAACCAAATGGCCGTACCGTCGAACACTGTGACGGAGATGGAATCGGCCGTGCGCGAGCTTATATGCTGAAATAGGGCTTGCAAGGCAGGATCAGGGACGGGGTACATGCCCAAGCGGGTCATGATTGTCGAAGACAACGAGCTGAACATGAAGCTCTTCCGCGATCTGATCGAGGCTTGCGGCTATGAAACCATCCAGACGCGGAACGGCCTGGAGGCGATGGAACTCGCCCGCAAGCATCGCCCGGACCTCATCCTGATGGACATCCAGCTACCTGAAGTCTCCGGCCTCGAGGTCACGAAGTGGCTCAAGGAAGACGATGAATTGCATATCATCCCGGTCATAGCCGTGACCGCCTTCGCGATGAAGGGCGATGAAGAACGCATCCGCCAGGGTGGCTGCGAAGCCTATGTGTCGAAGCCGATATCGGTTCCGAAGTTCATCGAGACCATTAAGACATATCTGGGCGACGCATGAGACCGGAGCACACGACATGACCGCGCGGATCCTGGTGGTTGACGATGTGCCCGCGAATCTCAAGCTGCTCGAGGCTCGGCTGGTTGCTGAATACTTCGATGTCCTGACGGCCGAGGACGGTTTCAAGGCGTTGGCGATCTGCGAGCATACGCATGTCGACCTCATCCTGCTGGACATCATGATGCCCGGCCTCAGCGGCTTCGAAGTCTGCGAACGGCTGAAGGCCGATCCCCGCTTTGCGCATATTCCGATCGTCATGGTGACAGCGCTGGACCAGCCCGCCGATCGCGTTCGCGGCCTCAAGGCCGGCGCGGACGACTTCCTGACGAAACCGGTCAACGATCTTCAGCTCATATCCCGTGTGAAGAGCCTCGTGCGCCTGAAGACCTTGAGCGACGAGTTGCGCATTCGTGCCGACACCGCTCAGAACGTCGGCATCGAGGACATGCTCAAAGGCACCGACGGCCGGGACGAGCCGGGACAGGTTCTACTGGTCGACAGCCGTGGAAATTCGCAGGAGCGCTTCATCAAGGCGCTGAAGCCGATCGCCGAGGTCATGGCGATGTCGGACCCGCAGGCGGCATTGTTCGAGGCAGCAGAGAACAGCTTCGATCTCGTGATCGTCAACGCCAATTTTGACGACTATGATCCGCTACGCCTCTGCTCGCAGCTGAGGTCGCTGGAACGGACCCGCTTTCTGCCGCTGCTCATCGTCACGGAGCAGGGTGAGGAGGATCTGATCGTCCGGGCTCTGGACCTCGGCGTCAACGACTACATCATGCGCCCGGTCGACCCGAACGAGCTCGTTGCCCGCTGCCTCACGCAGATCAAGCGCAAGCGCTACAACGATCGTCTTCGCGTCAGCGTTCAGCAGACGATCGAACTTGCGGTCACGGACGCATTGACCGGGTTGCATAACCGCCGCTACCTCGACAATCATTTGAAGACGTTGTTCAATCGTGCCGCGGCTCGAGGGCGGGCGCTGTCCATCTGCATCACCGACATCGACCGCTTCAAGACCATCAACGACACTTATGGCCATGACGCCGGAGACGACATTCTCCGGCAGTTCGCGGCACGTATCCGCTCGACGGTCAGGGGAGCGGATCTCGCCTGCCGGTATGGCGGGGAGGAGTTCGTGGTGGTGATGCCTGACACCGATGCCGCAGCGGCCGGCATGATCGCCGAAAGACTCCGCGGGCTGATCGAGAACCAGCCCTTCGTCATTCGCTCGACGGGGCAGGCCATCAGCGTCACTGCTTCGCTTGGCATCGCTTCCAACGAGGCTGCGGCAGAGACCCCGGAGCAGCTTCTGAAGCAAGCGGACAGGGCACTCTACGAGGCGAAGAACAGCGGCAGGAACAGGGTGGTCGCAGCCGCAGCCTGAAGCGAGCCCTGGCAAGGTTGCGCAGGCCGCCGGTTAGCCACTAATTGAGCTAGCGTCTTGCGCTCCTGCTGGCGAAAAGTTCTGTCTCCGTGCCAAGAATACCAGATAAATTGACCAGTCGAATCTCCGTTATTCATCGAATGGCGCGCCTCCACTACGGCTGATTTTAACCAATATTGGAACTCGCTTATCGAATCGGCAAGATTCGGTTGATTTCCTTGGTAGTTTGCGCGATTTTTAGAGACGAAAGATACCCCATGATGCTCAGGTCCGCCGCATCTCCTGGGTCGTGGGGTCGGTCGATCGATTGCATGTCTCGGTTCCTCGTGCCGTATTGCAGTCGGTCGACCCCCAAATAAAAAAGCACCGCTTTCAAGGAAAGCGGTGCTTTTTTTGGCTTGGATCATGAGACTACAAAAAAGGCGCGTCACCCTACGGCGCGCGCCTCGTTCTGCCGGATACCAGGATCTTACTTGATCTTGGTTTCCTTGAACTCGACATGCTTCTTGGCAATCGGGTCGTACTTGGTCTTGGACATCTTGTCCGTGAAGGTACGGCTGTTCTTCTTGGTCACGTAGAAGAAACCGGTGTCCGCCGTCGACAGCAGCTTGATCTTGATGGTCGTAGCTTTCGCCATGGTGTTCTGCCTTTAGGAAAAATGAAGCCGCGGACGGCCGGATGGTGTCCACGGCGAAATCTGGCGCGAAAGTACAAATCGCGCCCGAAAAGTCAAGTCCGTTTCGGTCTAAAAAGGAACCGTCCCATCGACAGAACGACATAAAGGCCGAAGAAGGAGGCGAGCGCCCAGGCGAAACCGTTATTGCCGGTGATGTCGATCGCTGCGCCGATCGCCTGTGGCCCGGCCACGGTGCCGACGGCGTAGCAGAAGACGAAGGCTGCATTGGCGGCGGCAAGGTCGGCGCCGGTGAGTCGCGAGCCGAGATGGGCAAGGCCCACAGTATAGAGGCCGGAGACGCAACCGCCCCAGAACAGCAGGACGACTGCCGTCAGCAGCCAGTCCTCGATCAGCAACGGCAGGAGCAGCGAGCCGACGAGGCCCGTCAGCGCCATGAGCGCGAGAAGCGGCCGCCGGTCGCGAAGGCGGTCGGAATACATGCCCAGCGGGATCTGGAAGACCATGTTGCCGATACCCATCACGGTGAGGAGCAGGGCTGCCTGGGCCTCGCTGAACCCCGTCCGCACCGCATAGATCGGGAACAGCGAGAGTCCTCCCGCTTCCACCGCACCGAAGACGAAGACGGCGGCTGTCGCCGTGGGCACAAGGAAGATATAGCGCAGGAAGTGTCGCTCGGGCTTCTCGTCCAGAACGGGACTCTCATTGCGCGCGATATAGATTGGAACCGCCGCGATCAGGATGGCGCCGGCACCGATCAGGAAAGGCCGGATTCCGTCGCTACCGATGGCCGAAAACAGGAGCGGGCCCATCGCGAACCCCACCGCCAGAACTGTGGCATAGATACCGAGTACGAGGCCTCTGCGGCGGGGCGGGGCGGCTGCATTGATCCAGAACTCGGACAGGATGAACAGCGTCGTGGTTGCCCCGTGGAATGCGAACCGCAGGGGAAACCACATCCAGAAGGCGCTGGCATAGTAGAAGCCGAGAGCGCTGACGGCCGACACGATCACCGCCCACAGCATGGTCCGGGCGACGCCGAAATCATGGGCGAGCCGAGTGGTGATCGGTGCGGCGATCATGGCCGCGACACCCGCCATGGCCGAGTTCAGCCCGATCATGGTCGACGAGATGCCGCGTTTCTCGAGGATTATGCTGAGGAGGGGGAGGCCAAGGCCAATGGCGATCCCCACGGCGCTGATTGCCGAGATCGCCGCAAATAGCGACGGCCAGTGTATCTCCTCGACATGGCCGTTGAGGTCGTTCTGTGGACGGGACATCTTGTGCCTCTAGAGCTCGGTCCGGACGAACCGTCCATGGCGCATGAAGTAATAGGGTACAGGCAGTCCATAGGGGAGGGCAGGATCGCTCTCAAGCAGCAATTTCACATCCTCCAGCACCGCGCGCGTGATCTGCGGCACCTTGAGCTCCGCAAGGTCGGAAAAGCCAACCCAGCGCAGATCCTGCAATTCTTCGGTATCCTGAAGCGGGGCCGGGGCAATGCCGGCTTCGTCGGCAGGCAGCAGAAAGAAACGTGTATCGAAGCGTCTTACATTCCCGGGTGGCGTTACCGCACGCGCCACGTAACGCAGGGGCACGAGGTCGGCCGCGTCGCCGGTGCTCAACCCCGTCTCCTCACGCAGTTCGCGGAGCGCCGCCAGTGCAAGGGCACGCACGGTCGCCGGTCCGGTACGTGTTGCCGTTCCCGAGAGAAGCCGCTTCGTGACAAGCGGGTGAAGGTCACGCTGGTAGGGCAGGGTGTAGTCGTGACGGTCCCGCCGGCCGCCCGGAAAGACGTAGACGTCGGGCATGAAGGCGTGGCCGCCACCTCTCCGTCCCATCAGGAAGCGGGGCGTCCCCTGGCGTCGGTCCAGCAGAATGATGGTGCTGGCATCCTTCGGACGCAGCTTCTCCGTGTTCTTCCGCAACGGTTCGTCGATCGCGAACGGTGCGGGCGCGACCACAGCCGGTTTCAATGATGTCGGTCTCCGTGATCCGCAGCGGGTCGCTCTCCTGCCTCGCCGCCGAATCCGTGCATCCGGTACGCCCATTGCAGACCGATGACACCGCCCTTGATCGGCTGAATGGTTAGCAGCGCCGCCAGGACTGCGAGCGGGATCCAGATCGCCAGATGGATCCACGGAGACAGCGGGATTACCATGTCCGCCATCATGTAGCCGGTCATCAGAACATGGCCGACCACGAAGATGACGAGGTAGGCCGGCAGGTCATCCGCCCTGTGGTGGTGGATCTCTTCCCCGCAGACCGAACATTCGTCCACCGGCTTGAGGAAGGCCCGAAACAGGCGCCCGCTCCCGCAATTGGGGCAGGTACCCTTCATGCCGCGCCCGATGGATCGCATCAGGGGGCGCTCTTCTTGGTGCGCCCCTCCGAACCGGACCGGCTGCTCGGCTTGTCGTTGCATATGCTTGCTCCTATCGGCCACGCGGGGGTCGGGTGCCGGCTTTCGCGCGCCGCTGATTGCGATCTCTTCGCCCGGATTTGTGGAAAGACCGTGTCGCCGCCGGCATTTTCCGGCCTTCGCTCAGCATTTCGAAACGCAAGGCACCGGCGAGGGGGATCGCTTCGGCCAACCGTACCTCGACTGCATCGCCGAGCTGATAGCCAAGCCCGGATTTTTCGCCGGTCAGCGCCTGGTGGGCTTCGTCGTAGATGAAATAGTCAATGCCAAGCGTCGAGATTGGCACGAAGCCGTCTGCTCCGTAGTCCGGCAGGGTGATGAACAGACCGGCCTTTGTGACGCCGGAGACGCGGCCCTGAAACTCTTCGCCGATTCGCTCGCTCAGGTGATGGGCGATCAGCCGGTTGACGGTGTCGCGCTCGGCTGCCATCGCCCTTCGCTCGAAGGTAGAGATCTCGGCGGCGATATCGTCGAGGATCGCCTCCTCCTCCGGCGTGATGCCGCCTTCGCCCAGCCCGAGCGAGCCGACCAGCGCGCGATGCACGATCAGGTCGGCGTAACGCCGGATCGGGGAGGTGAAATGGGCGTATTTCATCAGGTTCAGGCCGAAATGCCCGATATTCTCTGGGCTGTAGATCGCCTGGCTCTGGGATCTCAGCACCATCTCGTTGACCATGGTCTGGTGCGGTGTATCCAGCGCGCGTGCGAGGATGCCGTTGAAGGAATTCGCCCGTAGCTGCCCACCCTTTGCCATGGAGAGGCCGATCGTTGCCAGGAATTCCCGAAGGGTTTCCTGCTTCGATAGCGCCGGCGCGTCGTGGATGCGGTAGACGAGCGGCTGGCGTTTCTTCTCCAGCGTTTCCGCCGCGGCGACGTTCGCCTGGATCATCATCTCTTCGATGAGCTTGTGGGCATCCAGCCGATCGGGGATGAAGACTCGGTCAACGGTGCCATCGGGCTTGAGGATGATCTTCCGTTCGGGCATGTCGAGCTCGAGGGGCTGCCGCCGCTCGCGACCGCGCTTCAGCGTCGCATAGGCGTGCCACAGCGGCTTCAGGATCGGCTCCAGCAACGGTCCGGTCTTGTCGTCGGGCTTGCCGTCAATCGCCGCCTGGGCCTGCTGGTAGGAGAGCTTCGCCGCACTCTTCATCATGATGCGATGGAAGGTATGGCCAGCCTTACGCCCTTCTTTGGAGAAGACCATACGGACGGCGATCGCCGGTCGATCCTCGCCTTCGCGCAGAGAGCAGAGGTTGTTGGAGATGCGTTCCGGAAGCATGGGTACGACCCGATCAGGGAAGTAGACCGAATTCCCGCGCTTCAGCGCCTCGCGATCAAGCGCGGAGCCGGTGCGGACGTACCAGGAGACGTCAGCGATCGCGACGGTGACAATCACTCCGGCCGGATTATCCTGCGAGGTGTCCAGTTCGGCATAGACCGCGTCGTCGTGATCCTTGGCGTCGGCCGGATCGATGGTGATCAGCGGAACATCGCGCCAATCCTCCCGCTTGGACATGGTCGCGGGACGCGCCGCCTCGGCCTCGTTGAGGACCGCCTGCGG from Pseudorhizobium banfieldiae encodes the following:
- a CDS encoding NUDIX hydrolase is translated as MKPAVVAPAPFAIDEPLRKNTEKLRPKDASTIILLDRRQGTPRFLMGRRGGGHAFMPDVYVFPGGRRDRHDYTLPYQRDLHPLVTKRLLSGTATRTGPATVRALALAALRELREETGLSTGDAADLVPLRYVARAVTPPGNVRRFDTRFFLLPADEAGIAPAPLQDTEELQDLRWVGFSDLAELKVPQITRAVLEDVKLLLESDPALPYGLPVPYYFMRHGRFVRTEL
- the rpmG gene encoding 50S ribosomal protein L33, encoding MAKATTIKIKLLSTADTGFFYVTKKNSRTFTDKMSKTKYDPIAKKHVEFKETKIK
- a CDS encoding response regulator; this encodes MPKRVMIVEDNELNMKLFRDLIEACGYETIQTRNGLEAMELARKHRPDLILMDIQLPEVSGLEVTKWLKEDDELHIIPVIAVTAFAMKGDEERIRQGGCEAYVSKPISVPKFIETIKTYLGDA
- the rnr gene encoding ribonuclease R; translated protein: MTRDNRDRPAPRNRKANAPSSGGPTIIHGAVPPREVLLEFIAENPDRASKREIAKAFGLKGEARVELKDLLRTLEDEGLLKKSRKSLSRPGALPPVTVLDITTRDKDGELIGRPAEWPEDQGAAPAVLIRQPSERKGKTSAAGLNDRVLAKIFANKDRSGPAYTARVIKIIDRRRGAPLGVIRMMEDEARLMPIDRRGEEMLIERDGMGDAKDGDLVEVEVARSGRFGLPRARVLSVVGSVGSEKAISMIAIYAHGIPHVFPQAVLNEAEAARPATMSKREDWRDVPLITIDPADAKDHDDAVYAELDTSQDNPAGVIVTVAIADVSWYVRTGSALDREALKRGNSVYFPDRVVPMLPERISNNLCSLREGEDRPAIAVRMVFSKEGRKAGHTFHRIMMKSAAKLSYQQAQAAIDGKPDDKTGPLLEPILKPLWHAYATLKRGRERRQPLELDMPERKIILKPDGTVDRVFIPDRLDAHKLIEEMMIQANVAAAETLEKKRQPLVYRIHDAPALSKQETLREFLATIGLSMAKGGQLRANSFNGILARALDTPHQTMVNEMVLRSQSQAIYSPENIGHFGLNLMKYAHFTSPIRRYADLIVHRALVGSLGLGEGGITPEEEAILDDIAAEISTFERRAMAAERDTVNRLIAHHLSERIGEEFQGRVSGVTKAGLFITLPDYGADGFVPISTLGIDYFIYDEAHQALTGEKSGLGYQLGDAVEVRLAEAIPLAGALRFEMLSEGRKMPAATRSFHKSGRRDRNQRRAKAGTRPPRGR
- a CDS encoding PleD family two-component system response regulator — encoded protein: MTARILVVDDVPANLKLLEARLVAEYFDVLTAEDGFKALAICEHTHVDLILLDIMMPGLSGFEVCERLKADPRFAHIPIVMVTALDQPADRVRGLKAGADDFLTKPVNDLQLISRVKSLVRLKTLSDELRIRADTAQNVGIEDMLKGTDGRDEPGQVLLVDSRGNSQERFIKALKPIAEVMAMSDPQAALFEAAENSFDLVIVNANFDDYDPLRLCSQLRSLERTRFLPLLIVTEQGEEDLIVRALDLGVNDYIMRPVDPNELVARCLTQIKRKRYNDRLRVSVQQTIELAVTDALTGLHNRRYLDNHLKTLFNRAAARGRALSICITDIDRFKTINDTYGHDAGDDILRQFAARIRSTVRGADLACRYGGEEFVVVMPDTDAAAAGMIAERLRGLIENQPFVIRSTGQAISVTASLGIASNEAAAETPEQLLKQADRALYEAKNSGRNRVVAAAA
- a CDS encoding DUF3572 domain-containing protein; translation: MRHDPKNVSVGRDAAEQTAVAILGWLASEPDMLGRFLSLSGLEAGQLRQAVHDPDFLAGMLDFVMAHEPTLLAFCEGSGTKPEAVAAAWRHFSKPGLDSGQY
- a CDS encoding DUF983 domain-containing protein, coding for MQRQAEQPVRFGGAHQEERPLMRSIGRGMKGTCPNCGSGRLFRAFLKPVDECSVCGEEIHHHRADDLPAYLVIFVVGHVLMTGYMMADMVIPLSPWIHLAIWIPLAVLAALLTIQPIKGGVIGLQWAYRMHGFGGEAGERPAADHGDRHH
- a CDS encoding DNA polymerase IV yields the protein MTHSPETKSGFCRDCLTEQKAELRRCNKCGSPRLLYHSELYDLTIAHIDCDAFYAAVEKRDNPELADKPVIIGGGKRGVVSTACYIARINGVRSAMPMFKALEACPDAVVIRPNMEKYARVGREVRQMMLELTPLVQPLSIDEAFLDLAGTERLHHDPPARILAKLANRVAAEIGISISIGLSYCKFLAKVGSDLQKPRGFSVVGREEALAFLAPRPVTTIWGVGKAFNATLEADGIRTIGQLQTMEEGDLMRRYGSMGQRLYRLARGIDERTVHPNDPAKSVSAETTFFDDISRQEDLVPILRRLSEKVSSRLKKRSIAGQTVVLKLKTADFKSRTRNRRLEDPTQLADRIFRTGLSLLQPETDGTRFRLIGIGVTDLCDPERADPPDLVDRDAVRRAAAEAAMDRLRDKFGKAAVETGYTFGERRRDH
- a CDS encoding MFS transporter encodes the protein MSRPQNDLNGHVEEIHWPSLFAAISAISAVGIAIGLGLPLLSIILEKRGISSTMIGLNSAMAGVAAMIAAPITTRLAHDFGVARTMLWAVIVSAVSALGFYYASAFWMWFPLRFAFHGATTTLFILSEFWINAAAPPRRRGLVLGIYATVLAVGFAMGPLLFSAIGSDGIRPFLIGAGAILIAAVPIYIARNESPVLDEKPERHFLRYIFLVPTATAAVFVFGAVEAGGLSLFPIYAVRTGFSEAQAALLLTVMGIGNMVFQIPLGMYSDRLRDRRPLLALMALTGLVGSLLLPLLIEDWLLTAVVLLFWGGCVSGLYTVGLAHLGSRLTGADLAAANAAFVFCYAVGTVAGPQAIGAAIDITGNNGFAWALASFFGLYVVLSMGRFLFRPKRT